In a single window of the Prochlorococcus marinus str. AS9601 genome:
- a CDS encoding glucokinase codes for MNFLACDLGGTKVLLGIFKKGTNNNSPKLIFKKKYISSDWDSFELILEDFIKKECKNITHPSSACFAVAGPLSKNNAKIVNLSWNISGNDLQNKFNFKNCELINDFAVQIYGIPFLKKNQYSTIQNGSNSENTNNDLHAIVGAGTGLGIARGIISGEKVKVLASEGGHVEYSPKSKLEWDLKIWLKNYLKVERISCERIISGTGLSRIAEWRLSKPDAQNHPLQKYLKKIKIFDAARKELPEKICNLSKEGDQVMIEVERIWLGAYASLLGDVALQELCFGGLWISGGTASKHFKNFKSDLFLKQFFDKGRLKDILKTIPIKVILDEEFGLFSAACRAKMLLKT; via the coding sequence ATGAATTTTCTCGCTTGTGATTTAGGAGGTACAAAGGTTCTATTAGGAATTTTCAAAAAAGGAACAAATAATAATTCGCCTAAGTTAATATTTAAAAAGAAATATATATCGTCTGATTGGGATTCTTTTGAACTAATCCTAGAAGATTTTATCAAAAAAGAATGTAAGAATATTACTCATCCTTCTTCTGCATGTTTCGCTGTAGCTGGTCCTTTATCTAAAAACAACGCAAAAATCGTTAACTTGTCATGGAATATTTCTGGAAATGATTTACAGAACAAATTTAATTTTAAAAACTGCGAGCTAATAAATGATTTCGCTGTACAAATTTATGGAATACCTTTTTTAAAAAAAAATCAATATTCTACTATCCAAAATGGATCCAATTCTGAAAATACTAATAATGATTTGCATGCCATTGTTGGAGCGGGGACTGGCTTGGGGATTGCAAGAGGAATAATATCAGGGGAAAAGGTAAAAGTTTTAGCTAGTGAAGGTGGTCATGTAGAGTACTCCCCAAAGTCAAAATTAGAATGGGATTTGAAAATTTGGCTTAAGAATTACCTAAAAGTTGAAAGGATATCTTGTGAAAGGATTATTAGCGGCACTGGTTTATCAAGAATTGCCGAATGGAGACTAAGCAAACCTGATGCCCAAAACCATCCTTTACAAAAATATTTAAAAAAAATTAAAATTTTTGATGCAGCGAGAAAAGAACTACCTGAAAAAATTTGTAATCTTTCTAAAGAAGGTGATCAGGTAATGATTGAAGTTGAGAGGATTTGGTTAGGTGCTTATGCCTCTTTATTGGGAGATGTTGCTCTTCAAGAATTGTGCTTTGGTGGATTATGGATTTCTGGAGGAACAGCGTCAAAACATTTCAAAAACTTTAAATCAGACTTATTTTTAAAACAATTTTTCGACAAGGGAAGATTAAAAGATATTCTTAAAACAATACCTATAAAAGTAATTTTAGATGAAGAGTTTGGACTTTTTAGTGCAGCCTGCAGAGCAAAAATGCTTTTAAAAACTTAA
- the trpS gene encoding tryptophan--tRNA ligase gives MANKKRILSGVQPTGDLHIGNWLGAINNWVELQDQYETFLCVVDLHAITASYNPKELSKNTISTAALYVACGIDPNICSIFVQSQISAHSELCWILNCMTPINWMERMIQFKEKSIQQGNNVSIGLFDYPILMAADILLYNADFVPVGEDQKQHLELARDIAQQRINARFSKDKNILKIPQPIIMKNGSKIMSLIDGSKKMSKSDPNEGSRINLLDPPEIITKKIKRAKSDSSVGIEFNNPERPESKNLLMIYSILSGKEISQCENEFLETGWGTFKKLITEQLIESLEPIQKKYKLLINDPYQLNKILNEGKEKAEDLANQTLKRVKSKLGFFEMEK, from the coding sequence ATGGCAAATAAAAAAAGAATTCTTTCGGGAGTTCAACCAACTGGTGATTTACATATTGGGAATTGGCTTGGGGCCATAAATAATTGGGTTGAGCTTCAAGATCAATATGAAACATTTTTATGTGTAGTTGATTTGCACGCAATAACAGCCTCATATAATCCCAAAGAATTATCTAAAAACACGATCTCTACAGCGGCTTTGTACGTCGCTTGTGGTATAGATCCCAATATATGCTCAATTTTTGTCCAAAGTCAGATTTCAGCGCATTCAGAACTTTGTTGGATATTAAATTGTATGACCCCAATAAATTGGATGGAAAGAATGATTCAATTTAAAGAAAAATCCATACAACAAGGTAATAATGTATCTATTGGATTATTTGACTATCCAATACTTATGGCGGCAGACATCCTTCTTTATAATGCTGACTTCGTACCAGTAGGTGAGGATCAAAAACAACATCTTGAACTTGCGAGAGATATTGCACAACAGAGAATTAATGCCAGATTTAGTAAGGATAAAAATATTTTAAAGATCCCTCAACCAATCATCATGAAGAATGGTTCAAAAATAATGAGTTTAATTGATGGTTCAAAAAAGATGAGCAAAAGTGATCCCAATGAGGGCAGTCGCATTAACTTATTAGATCCTCCTGAAATAATCACAAAAAAAATTAAAAGAGCAAAAAGTGACAGTTCTGTTGGAATTGAATTTAACAACCCTGAGAGGCCAGAATCTAAAAATCTATTGATGATTTATTCAATATTATCTGGCAAAGAAATTTCTCAATGTGAAAATGAATTCTTAGAGACTGGATGGGGGACATTTAAAAAATTAATTACTGAACAACTTATTGAATCATTAGAACCTATTCAGAAAAAATATAAATTATTAATTAATGATCCCTATCAACTAAATAAAATCCTTAATGAAGGGAAGGAAAAAGCTGAAGATTTAGCGAATCAGACTTTAAAAAGAGTTAAATCAAAATTGGGGTTTTTTGAAATGGAGAAATAA
- the thrB gene encoding homoserine kinase → MSIPEVGKKIRVTVPSTTANLGPGFDCLGAALDLYNEFIFTRIEGGGDRFDLIMESTDGNHLRGGPENLVFRAAQKVWESANMDPFALEARVKLAVPPARGLGSSATAIVAGLIGANAIMNSPLSKEKLLEHAIDIEGHPDNVVPSLLGGLCLTAKSASQRWRIIRCDWHDSIKAVVAIPAIRLSTSEARKVMPKNVPISDAVTNMGALTLLLNGLKAGNEELIKEGMFDKLHEPYRWKLIKGGLEVKDAALNAGALGCAISGAGPSILALCKKENGKNVSQAMVKAWEKIGVASRAPFLNVQKTGSQFSNISGK, encoded by the coding sequence ATGTCTATTCCTGAAGTAGGTAAAAAAATAAGGGTAACAGTGCCTTCCACAACTGCCAATTTAGGGCCTGGATTCGATTGCCTTGGAGCTGCATTAGATTTATATAATGAGTTTATTTTTACAAGAATTGAAGGTGGTGGAGATAGATTTGATTTAATAATGGAAAGTACAGATGGTAATCATTTAAGAGGAGGACCTGAAAACTTAGTTTTTAGAGCAGCACAGAAAGTATGGGAAAGCGCAAATATGGATCCTTTTGCACTTGAAGCAAGAGTTAAGTTGGCAGTTCCACCTGCACGCGGACTTGGAAGTAGTGCTACAGCAATAGTGGCGGGACTAATCGGAGCAAATGCAATCATGAACTCTCCATTGTCCAAAGAAAAACTTCTTGAACATGCCATTGATATAGAAGGTCATCCAGATAATGTCGTTCCTTCTCTCCTGGGTGGGCTTTGCTTGACAGCCAAGTCGGCTTCTCAAAGATGGAGAATTATTAGATGTGATTGGCACGATTCAATCAAAGCTGTGGTGGCAATACCAGCAATCCGTCTAAGCACAAGTGAAGCAAGAAAGGTTATGCCCAAGAATGTACCTATATCTGATGCAGTGACAAATATGGGGGCACTTACTTTGTTACTAAATGGCTTAAAAGCAGGAAATGAGGAACTTATAAAAGAAGGAATGTTTGATAAGTTACATGAACCCTACAGATGGAAGCTTATTAAAGGTGGACTAGAAGTCAAAGATGCTGCACTTAATGCAGGTGCTTTAGGATGCGCAATTAGTGGGGCTGGACCAAGTATATTAGCTTTATGTAAAAAAGAAAATGGTAAAAACGTCAGTCAAGCCATGGTGAAAGCTTGGGAGAAGATAGGTGTAGCTAGCAGAGCACCATTCTTAAACGTACAAAAAACAGGTAGCCAATTTAGCAATATCTCCGGTAAGTAG
- the thrS gene encoding threonine--tRNA ligase yields the protein MPIITLPDGSKKVFEKSVTILEIAQSIGAGLAKATIAGKVNDVLLDATIPINKDSKVVIITSKDKEGIEIIRHSFAHLIGHAVKQIYSDIKMAIGPVIEDGFYYDIFSEYRFTPEDLIKIENRINQLIKTNYDVEILQVSKEEAIKTFKERDETFKLRIIEEIPEEGLINLYKHEEYIDMCRGPHVPNTRHLRHFKLLKLSGSYWRGNSENESLQRIYGTAWAKEKELKDYLTRIEEAEKRDHRKLGKKHSLFHIQEESPGMIFWHPNGWTIYQVLEKYIREILKKNDYLEIKTPQAVDKSLWEKSGHWEKFRDDMFTTASENRTYAIKPMNCPCHIQIFNQGLKSYKDLPIRLAEFGSCHRNEPSGALHGLMRVRNFTQDDAHIFCTEEQIQEEVSTFIDLVFEVYKTFGFDEIIIKLSTRPEKRVGSEDIWDKSEEALTKALDNKNLKWELQPGEGAFYGPKIEFSLKDCLNRVWQCGTIQVDFSMPIRLDATYVDIDNEKRNPVMLHRAILGSFERFIGILIEQYEAKFPIWLAPYQIILLSITDRNIEKCLKFNELINNNGYRSKVDIRNEKIGYKIREATLGRVPLIAVIGDKEEEIDSVALRALNGKNLGIFNLPNLFKLMDELIEKKGRTE from the coding sequence ATGCCAATAATTACTTTGCCTGATGGTTCAAAAAAGGTTTTCGAAAAATCTGTAACTATTCTAGAAATTGCTCAGAGTATAGGCGCTGGATTAGCTAAAGCAACAATTGCTGGGAAAGTAAATGATGTTCTTCTTGATGCAACAATTCCTATAAATAAAGATTCCAAAGTTGTAATCATCACATCAAAAGATAAAGAAGGAATTGAAATAATAAGACATTCTTTCGCTCACCTTATTGGTCATGCAGTTAAACAAATTTACTCTGATATTAAAATGGCGATTGGGCCTGTAATTGAGGATGGTTTTTATTACGATATTTTCTCTGAATACAGATTTACTCCTGAAGATTTAATAAAAATCGAAAATAGAATTAATCAATTAATAAAAACAAACTATGACGTTGAAATTTTACAAGTTTCTAAAGAAGAGGCAATTAAAACTTTTAAAGAAAGAGATGAGACTTTTAAATTAAGAATAATCGAAGAAATTCCTGAAGAAGGTCTCATCAATTTATATAAACACGAAGAATACATCGACATGTGTAGAGGGCCTCACGTTCCTAACACTAGACATTTGAGACACTTTAAATTACTTAAATTATCAGGTTCATATTGGAGAGGTAATAGTGAGAATGAATCATTACAGAGAATATATGGAACTGCATGGGCGAAAGAAAAAGAACTCAAAGATTATTTAACAAGAATTGAAGAAGCGGAAAAAAGAGATCATAGAAAACTTGGTAAAAAACATTCACTATTTCATATACAAGAAGAATCTCCAGGAATGATTTTTTGGCATCCAAATGGATGGACAATTTACCAAGTACTGGAAAAGTACATAAGAGAAATACTCAAAAAAAATGATTATTTAGAAATTAAAACCCCACAAGCTGTTGATAAATCTCTTTGGGAAAAATCCGGTCATTGGGAGAAATTTAGAGACGATATGTTCACTACTGCATCAGAAAATCGAACATATGCGATTAAACCAATGAATTGTCCATGCCATATTCAAATATTTAATCAAGGTTTAAAAAGTTATAAAGATTTACCAATTCGTCTTGCTGAATTTGGTTCTTGTCACAGAAACGAGCCCTCAGGTGCACTACATGGCTTAATGAGAGTAAGAAACTTTACTCAAGATGATGCACACATATTCTGCACAGAAGAGCAAATTCAAGAAGAGGTATCTACTTTTATAGATCTTGTTTTCGAAGTTTATAAAACTTTTGGTTTTGATGAAATCATTATAAAATTATCAACACGTCCTGAAAAAAGGGTAGGTAGTGAAGATATTTGGGATAAATCAGAGGAGGCTCTTACCAAAGCGCTCGATAATAAGAATCTAAAATGGGAACTACAACCTGGAGAAGGTGCTTTTTATGGTCCAAAAATAGAATTTTCGTTAAAGGATTGTCTTAATAGAGTTTGGCAATGCGGAACTATTCAGGTTGATTTCTCAATGCCTATTAGATTGGATGCAACTTATGTAGATATAGACAATGAAAAAAGAAATCCAGTTATGCTGCATAGAGCAATTTTAGGATCCTTTGAAAGATTCATAGGAATCTTAATTGAACAATATGAGGCAAAATTCCCAATTTGGCTTGCGCCTTATCAAATTATTTTATTAAGCATTACTGATAGAAATATTGAAAAATGTTTAAAGTTTAATGAATTAATAAATAATAATGGTTATAGATCAAAAGTTGATATTAGGAATGAAAAAATAGGATATAAAATACGAGAGGCAACTCTCGGTAGAGTTCCTTTAATTGCAGTTATTGGTGATAAAGAAGAGGAAATTGATTCAGTCGCCTTAAGAGCTTTGAATGGAAAAAATTTAGGAATTTTCAATTTACCAAATCTTTTCAAATTAATGGATGAATTGATAGAAAAAAAAGGGAGAACGGAATAA